In Edaphobacter aggregans, the sequence AACCTATGGCGTTACGCTCCTTCTGATCTCGACCTTCCACGGCCCTTGGCTGGCAGACATCGCTGCTTCAACTCTTACGATCTGCGCCCTGATCGCGTTCTTCCGGCTCTGGAAACCAAAGCGCATCCTCAACCCCGCTCGCCAAGAGGTCACGCACATCCCGCTTACAACGTCGATTCCCTCAGCAGCGGTCATCCGCCGCGCCATTATGCCCTGGGTCGTCCTCGCACTCTGCGTCGTGTTCTGGGGAGTACCCTACTTCGCCCAGTGGATCGATTCGGCCACCACCATGCTCATACCCATCCATGGACTCCATCAGATGGTGCTACGCATGCCGCCGGCAGTTACCTCGCCCGCCGCCGAACCCGCCATCTTCAACCTCAACCTGCTCTCCGCAACAGGTACAGGCATCTTCGTCGCAGGCATCCTCGCGGGCTTTTTCATGCGCCTGCAACTACGCGACATCGCCGATGTTTTCCTGCAAACTCTCATCTCCATGCGATTCACCATCATTACGATCTCCGCGCTCATGGCCATCGGCTTTCTCGCCCGGTATAGCGGAATGGATGCAACGCTAGGCCTCGCGTTCGCACGCACCGGAGCCTTCTATCCCTTCTTCGGAACCCTCATCGGCTGGCTGGGCACGGCATCCACCGGCTCCGACACGTCCTCCAACGTACTCTTCGGTAGTCTGCAAAAACTCACCGCCCAGCAACTCGGCATCTCACCCTACCTCATGACCTCAGCGAACTCCACCGGCGGGGTCATGGGCAAAATGATCGCGCCGCAGAGCATCGTCGTCGCCACAACCGCCACCAACCAGTACGGCAGCGAAGGCACCATCCTGCGCTTCGTCTTCCTGCACAGCCTCGCACTCGCCTGCCTGATGGG encodes:
- a CDS encoding L-lactate permease; protein product: MWRVPQLPAPWRQSYDPAHHWLLSALWAALPLIVLLVAMAVLHIKGHLAALAGVAAALVIALAVFQMPMRLALLASGLGAAYGLFPVCWIVFPVLFLYQLTVRAGRFTLLQECLTGVTPDSRLQLLLIAFAFGAFFEGTGGFGAPVAVCGSILIGLGFSPLEAAGLSLLANTAPVAFGALGIPIVALHGVTGLDTLVLSRVIGRLLAPFCVLIPFWLICAFAGFRAMIEVWPAILVAGATYGVTLLLISTFHGPWLADIAASTLTICALIAFFRLWKPKRILNPARQEVTHIPLTTSIPSAAVIRRAIMPWVVLALCVVFWGVPYFAQWIDSATTMLIPIHGLHQMVLRMPPAVTSPAAEPAIFNLNLLSATGTGIFVAGILAGFFMRLQLRDIADVFLQTLISMRFTIITISALMAIGFLARYSGMDATLGLAFARTGAFYPFFGTLIGWLGTASTGSDTSSNVLFGSLQKLTAQQLGISPYLMTSANSTGGVMGKMIAPQSIVVATTATNQYGSEGTILRFVFLHSLALACLMGLLVSLVAHWPLLTRLFLY